One window from the genome of Rufibacter tibetensis encodes:
- the smpB gene encoding SsrA-binding protein SmpB produces the protein MAKSKEKDRLQKTVNISNRRASYEYQFLDKYTAGIMLRGTEIKSIREGNVNLSDGYCTFHGNELILHQVTISKYTEGTHYNHEPTRDRKLLLNKRELKKLKEGAQEQGVTIIPTRLFISDRGFAKVDIALAKGKKLYDKREDIKERDVKREMARDRY, from the coding sequence ATGGCGAAATCAAAAGAGAAAGACAGGCTGCAGAAAACGGTGAACATCTCAAACCGGCGGGCCTCCTATGAATATCAGTTTCTAGACAAATACACCGCCGGCATCATGCTGCGCGGCACCGAGATTAAATCCATTAGGGAAGGTAACGTGAACCTCTCTGATGGCTACTGTACTTTTCACGGCAATGAATTGATCCTGCACCAGGTCACCATCTCTAAATACACCGAGGGTACCCACTACAACCACGAACCCACCCGTGACCGCAAGCTGCTGTTGAACAAACGTGAATTGAAGAAGTTGAAGGAAGGAGCCCAGGAGCAAGGGGTAACTATTATTCCTACCCGGCTTTTCATTTCAGACCGGGGGTTTGCCAAAGTAGACATTGCCCTGGCAAAAGGTAAAAAGCTTTACGACAAACGCGAAGACATCAAAGAGCGAGATGTGAAACGCGAAATGGCGCGCGACCGGTACTAA
- a CDS encoding serine hydrolase, with translation MKKSVLCLLFSLMASSLASAQAKTDAFLANLLQQHPEKFKTLLEQPEKFKIQILYTQIDRDKNNKPTFTTFKYQVDPEQYFNPASTVKLPASLMALEKLNTFKVEGLTRETVMLTDSAYQGQTKVLQDSTAANGFPSIAHYIKKILITSDNDAYNRLYEYIGQEPLNEGLKAKGYSSVRLPIRLATFLPIELDQYTNPVRFLKDGEVIYQQGLVKSGKSYKNPTPILMGKGNMTNDDKLVMEPRDFAFSNTFALEDQHQMLRALLFPESVPARNRFNLTPADYRFLYQYMSQLPRETAYPAYDEKEYPDAFMKYLLYGGPTRTQRIPQNIRIFNKIGQSFGFLTDNAYIVDFENKVEFMLTATVHVNENEIYNDGKYEYDSIGFPFLRDLGQVIYEFELKRKRKQVPDLSKFQLTYDKPIQP, from the coding sequence ATGAAAAAGTCTGTTCTGTGTCTTCTCTTTTCTCTTATGGCCAGCTCCCTTGCCTCTGCCCAAGCTAAAACCGATGCCTTTCTGGCCAACCTCCTTCAACAGCACCCAGAAAAATTTAAAACCCTTCTGGAGCAGCCGGAAAAATTCAAAATCCAGATTCTGTACACGCAGATAGACCGAGACAAAAACAACAAGCCCACTTTTACCACTTTCAAGTACCAGGTAGATCCAGAACAGTATTTCAACCCAGCCAGTACCGTAAAATTGCCTGCGTCTTTGATGGCGCTGGAGAAGCTCAATACCTTTAAAGTAGAAGGCCTGACCAGGGAAACAGTGATGCTTACAGACAGTGCCTACCAGGGGCAAACCAAAGTGCTGCAGGACTCTACCGCGGCCAATGGCTTTCCTTCCATAGCGCACTACATCAAGAAAATTCTGATTACCAGCGACAATGACGCCTACAACCGCCTTTATGAATATATTGGGCAGGAGCCCTTAAACGAGGGACTGAAAGCGAAAGGATACTCCAGCGTACGGCTGCCCATCAGATTGGCCACGTTTCTGCCCATTGAGCTGGACCAGTACACAAATCCTGTCAGGTTCCTGAAAGATGGGGAAGTGATCTACCAGCAGGGCTTGGTGAAGAGTGGAAAGAGTTATAAAAACCCCACTCCTATTCTCATGGGCAAAGGCAACATGACCAACGATGACAAACTGGTGATGGAGCCGCGCGACTTTGCATTCTCTAATACGTTCGCCTTAGAAGACCAGCACCAGATGTTGCGCGCGCTGCTCTTTCCGGAGTCTGTTCCGGCCAGAAACCGGTTTAACCTTACCCCAGCTGATTACCGGTTCCTTTACCAATACATGTCTCAATTGCCCAGAGAAACAGCGTACCCTGCTTATGATGAAAAGGAGTACCCAGATGCTTTTATGAAATACCTTTTATATGGCGGACCTACCCGCACCCAGCGCATTCCCCAGAACATCAGGATCTTCAACAAGATTGGACAATCTTTCGGGTTCCTAACTGATAACGCTTACATCGTAGATTTTGAAAACAAGGTTGAATTCATGTTGACGGCAACCGTGCATGTAAATGAAAACGAAATCTACAATGATGGCAAGTACGAGTATGACTCCATTGGTTTTCCTTTCCTGCGGGATTTGGGGCAAGTGATTTACGAATTTGAACTGAAGCGAAAACGGAAACAGGTGCCGGACCTAAGCAAATTCCAGCTCACTTATGACAAGCCAATTCAGCCCTAA
- a CDS encoding thioesterase family protein, with translation MRHPFQEGDTKQYFKKVTKADFAQFETGLVHPVCSTFALAQAMEWASRLFVLEMKEGDEEGIGTMLHIDHKGPAFEGETLRVLATYGTLIGNELRCEITVSIGDRLIATGQTGQKILKKEKIHRLLKNSRN, from the coding sequence ATGCGGCATCCGTTTCAGGAAGGAGACACCAAACAATACTTTAAAAAGGTCACCAAGGCTGATTTTGCCCAGTTTGAAACAGGGTTGGTGCACCCGGTTTGCTCTACCTTTGCGCTGGCGCAGGCCATGGAATGGGCCTCTAGGTTGTTTGTGCTGGAAATGAAAGAAGGGGACGAGGAGGGGATTGGCACCATGCTCCACATTGACCACAAAGGTCCGGCTTTTGAAGGAGAAACGCTTAGAGTATTGGCCACCTATGGAACCCTGATCGGTAACGAATTACGTTGCGAAATCACTGTTAGCATAGGAGACCGCCTTATTGCCACGGGGCAAACGGGGCAAAAAATTTTGAAAAAAGAGAAGATCCACCGACTTTTGAAGAACAGTAGAAACTAA
- a CDS encoding C40 family peptidase — protein MNFGICTLSLVPVRREPSDKSEQVTQLIFGECYEVLQTQEKWLQVRNAADDYEGWIDFKQHFPVADSYFLEWKETTHARSMDIVQTVSGGAAVTPIGLGSVLPFFDGMSIRVGEERMLYNGRASNPSMPYRENFLQKMALQFMRAPYVWGGKSIFGIDCSGLVQQVYGVCGYQLRRDAYQQVEHGQEVHFVSQTRPGDVAFFDNEEGRIIHVGIVLEDQKIIHASGEVRIDQLDHHGIYNRDRKRYSHKLRIIKRILPE, from the coding sequence TTGAATTTTGGGATTTGCACATTAAGTCTGGTGCCGGTGCGCCGCGAGCCTTCTGATAAAAGCGAACAGGTTACTCAGTTAATTTTTGGCGAGTGCTATGAAGTACTGCAAACGCAGGAAAAATGGCTCCAGGTGAGAAATGCCGCTGATGATTACGAGGGCTGGATTGATTTCAAGCAGCACTTCCCGGTGGCCGATTCCTATTTTCTGGAATGGAAAGAAACCACGCATGCCCGTTCCATGGATATTGTGCAAACCGTGAGTGGCGGGGCTGCCGTAACTCCTATAGGCTTAGGAAGCGTGTTGCCTTTCTTTGATGGCATGAGCATACGGGTAGGAGAGGAGAGGATGCTGTACAATGGCCGTGCTTCAAATCCATCCATGCCTTACCGCGAGAACTTCCTGCAGAAAATGGCCCTTCAGTTCATGCGAGCACCCTACGTGTGGGGCGGTAAATCCATCTTCGGGATTGATTGTTCCGGACTTGTGCAACAGGTGTACGGGGTGTGCGGCTACCAACTCCGCCGCGATGCCTACCAGCAGGTGGAGCATGGGCAGGAGGTCCATTTCGTAAGCCAGACCCGGCCGGGAGATGTTGCCTTCTTTGACAATGAAGAAGGCCGTATCATTCATGTGGGCATTGTGCTGGAAGACCAGAAGATCATCCATGCCTCTGGCGAGGTCCGCATTGACCAGTTAGACCACCACGGTATTTACAACAGAGACCGCAAGCGCTACTCCCACAAACTACGCATCATCAAACGAATTCTTCCAGAATAA
- a CDS encoding HNH endonuclease: MNDKVLLLNQDYSAIATCSLHKAFVLIYLQKAELIAEDQINVLRTVRRTFPRPLVIRLHRYVRVPYKGISLTRQNIMRRDRNRCQYCGSTRNLTLDHLLPRSRGGESTWYNLITACARCNSKKGDRTPEEVSMKLASKPFKPSLVSFLRESIQDAEHAWIPFLAERARA; encoded by the coding sequence ATGAATGATAAGGTACTTTTACTCAATCAAGATTACTCCGCTATAGCCACATGCAGTTTGCATAAGGCCTTTGTCTTGATTTATCTCCAGAAAGCAGAACTCATTGCGGAAGACCAGATAAATGTGTTACGAACAGTACGGAGGACCTTTCCCCGTCCGCTGGTGATTAGGTTGCACCGCTACGTGCGCGTGCCTTATAAAGGCATCTCGCTGACCCGCCAGAACATCATGCGCCGCGACCGTAACCGCTGCCAATACTGCGGGTCTACCAGAAACTTAACCTTAGATCATTTGTTGCCCAGATCACGGGGTGGCGAAAGCACCTGGTATAACCTCATAACGGCTTGTGCCCGCTGTAACTCTAAGAAAGGTGACCGCACCCCAGAAGAGGTTTCCATGAAATTGGCTTCAAAGCCGTTCAAGCCCTCTCTGGTCTCTTTCCTGAGAGAAAGTATTCAGGATGCGGAACATGCCTGGATTCCTTTCCTCGCAGAACGAGCGCGGGCATAG
- the rpsA gene encoding 30S ribosomal protein S1 has translation MANVDDFNWDQFESQGFGGSYSAAQRAEMEQMYADTLNTVQEEEVIKGTVVGITERDVILNIGFKSDGLVPVSEFRDMPDLKIGDEVEVFIEDQEDPNGQLILSRKKAKIVKAWEMIYGALENDTVLEGVVKRRTKGGLITDLYGVEAFLPGSQIDVKPIRDFDIYVGRKMEVKVVKINAAFDNVVVSHKVLIEKDLEQQRAAILNNLEKGQVLEGVIKNMTNFGVFIDLGGVDGLLHITDISWGRINHPQEVLELDQKVNVVVLDFDDDKKRISLGMKQLTAHPWDALPAEVEVGSRVRGKIVNVADYGAFLELMPGVEGLIHVSEMSWSQHLRNPQDFIKQGDEIEAVVLTMDRNDRKMSLGIKQLTEDPWTKEDVLTKYAVGTTHTGVVRNLTNFGLFIELEEGVDGLVHVSDLSWTKKIKHPSEFVKVGDKLDVVVLELDAAARRLALGHKQLEENPWDTFATVFNVGSTHKATVLEKSDRGATLELPYGIEGFAFPKGLAKEDGTAVEAGEQLDFKVTEFSKDDRKIILSHTAVHTAQPEDAKRKKFEKKDAPAAGTVKAAAPAAPKKEEVRATLGDLDALSALKDQMMETEKEAGEKKLAAAAQARADKSTTGSDADAAESAE, from the coding sequence ATGGCAAATGTAGATGATTTTAACTGGGACCAGTTTGAGTCTCAGGGCTTTGGTGGAAGCTACTCTGCTGCGCAGAGAGCCGAAATGGAGCAAATGTACGCCGACACCCTGAATACCGTTCAGGAAGAGGAAGTGATCAAAGGTACCGTTGTTGGTATCACTGAGCGCGATGTTATCCTGAACATTGGTTTTAAATCTGATGGTTTGGTACCAGTATCAGAATTCCGTGACATGCCGGATCTGAAAATTGGTGATGAGGTGGAGGTTTTCATTGAAGACCAGGAAGACCCTAACGGTCAATTAATCCTGTCTCGTAAGAAAGCCAAAATCGTGAAAGCGTGGGAAATGATCTACGGCGCTTTGGAGAACGACACTGTACTGGAAGGTGTAGTGAAACGCAGAACCAAAGGTGGTTTGATCACCGACCTGTATGGCGTAGAAGCCTTCTTACCAGGTTCTCAAATTGACGTGAAACCTATCCGCGACTTCGACATTTATGTTGGTCGTAAGATGGAAGTGAAAGTGGTGAAAATCAACGCCGCTTTTGATAACGTAGTAGTATCACATAAAGTGTTGATCGAGAAAGATCTTGAGCAGCAACGTGCCGCCATCCTGAACAACCTTGAAAAAGGTCAGGTACTGGAAGGTGTGATCAAAAACATGACCAACTTTGGGGTGTTCATCGACCTTGGTGGTGTAGATGGTCTGTTGCACATCACAGATATTTCATGGGGACGCATCAACCACCCGCAAGAGGTGTTGGAACTAGACCAGAAAGTAAACGTGGTAGTGTTAGATTTCGACGACGACAAGAAACGTATTTCTTTGGGTATGAAGCAATTGACTGCTCACCCTTGGGATGCTCTTCCTGCAGAAGTAGAAGTTGGCTCACGCGTACGTGGCAAAATCGTGAACGTAGCAGATTACGGTGCGTTCTTAGAATTGATGCCAGGTGTAGAAGGCTTGATCCACGTATCAGAAATGTCATGGTCTCAGCACCTGCGCAACCCACAAGACTTCATCAAACAAGGTGACGAAATTGAGGCTGTTGTGTTGACCATGGACCGTAACGACCGCAAAATGTCTCTTGGCATTAAGCAGTTGACTGAAGATCCTTGGACCAAAGAAGATGTATTGACTAAGTATGCTGTTGGAACTACCCACACAGGTGTGGTTAGAAACCTGACAAACTTTGGTCTGTTCATTGAACTGGAAGAAGGAGTAGATGGTCTGGTTCACGTGTCTGACTTGTCTTGGACTAAGAAAATCAAGCACCCATCTGAGTTCGTGAAAGTTGGAGACAAATTAGACGTAGTGGTTCTGGAGCTTGATGCTGCTGCCCGTCGTCTGGCCCTTGGTCACAAACAACTGGAAGAAAACCCTTGGGATACTTTCGCTACCGTATTCAACGTAGGTTCTACGCACAAAGCAACTGTGTTAGAGAAATCGGACCGTGGTGCTACCTTAGAGCTTCCTTACGGTATTGAAGGTTTTGCTTTCCCTAAAGGTTTGGCGAAAGAGGACGGTACTGCTGTGGAAGCTGGTGAGCAACTAGACTTCAAAGTAACTGAATTCTCCAAAGACGATCGTAAGATCATCTTGTCGCACACTGCAGTTCACACTGCCCAACCAGAAGATGCGAAACGTAAGAAATTTGAGAAGAAAGATGCTCCGGCTGCTGGTACAGTAAAAGCTGCTGCCCCTGCTGCTCCTAAGAAAGAAGAAGTACGTGCTACTTTGGGTGACTTAGATGCTCTTTCTGCCTTGAAGGACCAAATGATGGAAACAGAGAAAGAAGCCGGTGAGAAAAAATTAGCCGCGGCTGCGCAAGCCCGTGCTGACAAATCTACTACTGGTTCTGACGCTGATGCAGCTGAATCAGCTGAATAA
- the cphA gene encoding cyanophycin synthetase — translation MKIAEIRIMRGPNYWSVKHPKIVVLKLDMEKFAGVLTTQIPDFAQRLEDMFPGMVLHRSTEGQEGGYLKRVREEGVPLSNVVEHVALELQTLGGMESGFGRSYPAPQPGFEYVVFSYQEEKAGDYAAHAAIKVVTALAYDQPYDIEPDVEELHEIREDEHIGPSTYSIVSEAVARGIPYIRLNKSSLIQLGYGVHQKRIQATMTCRTAAFAVEIAGDKNATKEMLHEAGVPVPRGETVYSLDELKEAIDFLGFPIVTKPLDGNHGKGAGINLKTWDEAVAGFEAAQKYSDAVIVEQFIEGFDFRLLVVNKKFIAAAKRTPAMVIGDGTSTVQQLVDKVNSDPRRGVGHEKVLTRIAIDNDSYSILEKKGYTLDTVLGQGEELFLKSTANLSTGGTATDVTDLIDPYNVLMAERIAGTIGLDICGIDVVTSDIAIPLPEARGAVIEVNAAPGFRMHVAPTEGLPRNVAEPVIEMLFPDNCPSRIPIIAITGTNGKTTTTRLIAHMVKSCGYQVGFTTTDGIYIQDKMLEKGDTTGSKSAEFVLRDPTVNFAVLECARGGMLRAGLGFQQCDIGIVTNVAEDHMGLRDIYTLEDMARVKSVVPKSVSKDGYAILNADDDNVYNMAKELECKVAFFSMDENNPRILKHVAKGGLAAVFENGFISIFKNTYKIRVDRVADIPLTFGGRAKFNIENVLAATLAGYISRFEISEIKTALRTFIPSASKTPGRMNLFKFPTFEVLVDYAHNPAGMKGIADFLQNVDARTRVGIVAGVGDRRDEDFVELGKMAAQMFDEIIIRSDKDLRGRTADEIYNKIIEGIEQVDPNKTYKIINQEMVAIAYALEHAERNSFITIFSEDIPEAIKMIENFKVIQDRRVMVD, via the coding sequence ATGAAAATTGCAGAGATACGCATTATGCGTGGACCAAACTACTGGTCTGTAAAGCACCCGAAGATTGTAGTACTTAAATTAGACATGGAGAAATTTGCGGGAGTACTTACTACCCAAATTCCTGATTTTGCACAGCGGTTGGAGGATATGTTCCCTGGTATGGTTTTGCACCGCAGCACCGAAGGGCAGGAAGGCGGTTACCTGAAAAGAGTAAGAGAAGAAGGGGTTCCTTTAAGCAATGTGGTAGAGCATGTGGCCCTTGAACTTCAGACCCTAGGAGGTATGGAATCAGGTTTCGGCCGTTCGTATCCGGCGCCTCAACCCGGTTTTGAATACGTGGTCTTCTCTTACCAGGAAGAAAAAGCGGGTGATTACGCAGCTCATGCCGCTATCAAAGTAGTTACTGCGCTGGCCTATGACCAACCTTATGACATTGAACCGGATGTAGAAGAATTGCATGAAATTCGGGAGGATGAACACATAGGACCCAGCACCTATTCTATTGTCTCAGAGGCGGTGGCCCGCGGAATTCCTTATATAAGGCTAAATAAGAGTTCTTTGATCCAGTTAGGGTATGGAGTGCATCAGAAGCGCATACAGGCTACCATGACCTGCCGTACCGCTGCATTTGCAGTAGAAATTGCTGGTGATAAAAACGCGACCAAAGAGATGCTGCATGAAGCCGGGGTACCTGTACCCAGAGGCGAAACAGTATATTCGCTGGACGAATTAAAAGAAGCCATAGATTTCCTAGGCTTCCCTATTGTGACCAAACCCCTAGACGGAAACCATGGCAAAGGAGCTGGTATAAACCTGAAGACCTGGGATGAAGCTGTAGCTGGTTTTGAAGCTGCCCAAAAGTATTCAGATGCGGTTATAGTAGAGCAATTCATTGAGGGTTTTGACTTTAGGTTATTAGTAGTAAACAAAAAGTTTATAGCCGCTGCCAAACGTACACCTGCCATGGTCATCGGGGATGGGACTTCTACCGTGCAGCAGTTAGTAGACAAAGTAAACAGTGATCCACGTCGGGGGGTAGGCCATGAGAAGGTGTTAACCAGGATTGCAATTGACAATGATTCTTACTCTATTCTGGAAAAGAAAGGCTATACTCTGGACACGGTGCTGGGGCAAGGGGAGGAATTGTTCCTGAAAAGCACGGCCAACCTTTCTACCGGAGGAACTGCTACAGACGTAACCGATCTGATTGACCCCTACAACGTTCTGATGGCAGAGCGGATTGCGGGTACCATAGGTCTGGACATCTGCGGAATTGATGTGGTTACCTCTGACATCGCTATCCCATTGCCTGAAGCTAGAGGTGCCGTCATAGAGGTGAATGCTGCTCCGGGCTTTAGAATGCACGTAGCGCCCACAGAAGGGTTGCCGCGCAACGTAGCAGAACCGGTGATTGAAATGCTGTTCCCGGACAACTGCCCATCTCGCATTCCTATCATTGCCATAACAGGAACCAACGGTAAAACTACTACGACGCGTCTGATTGCGCACATGGTAAAATCTTGCGGGTACCAGGTTGGTTTCACCACCACTGATGGTATCTATATCCAGGATAAAATGCTGGAAAAAGGAGACACAACTGGTTCTAAAAGTGCGGAGTTCGTGCTTCGCGACCCAACCGTTAACTTCGCGGTGTTAGAGTGTGCCCGGGGAGGTATGTTGCGGGCCGGGCTTGGCTTCCAGCAATGTGACATAGGGATTGTCACCAATGTGGCCGAAGACCACATGGGCTTACGGGATATCTATACCTTAGAAGACATGGCCCGCGTGAAATCTGTGGTGCCAAAAAGCGTGAGCAAAGATGGTTATGCTATTCTCAATGCTGATGATGACAATGTCTACAACATGGCCAAGGAGCTGGAATGTAAAGTGGCGTTCTTCAGCATGGACGAGAATAACCCGCGCATTTTGAAACACGTGGCAAAAGGAGGTTTAGCGGCCGTTTTTGAAAACGGGTTCATCTCCATCTTCAAGAACACCTACAAAATACGGGTAGACCGGGTCGCTGATATTCCACTTACCTTTGGTGGCCGGGCTAAATTCAACATTGAAAATGTATTGGCGGCTACCCTGGCGGGCTACATCTCCAGGTTTGAGATTTCAGAAATTAAAACGGCTTTAAGGACCTTTATTCCATCCGCATCCAAGACGCCGGGTAGAATGAACCTATTCAAGTTCCCAACCTTTGAGGTGCTGGTAGATTACGCCCACAACCCAGCTGGTATGAAAGGCATTGCCGACTTCCTGCAGAATGTGGATGCACGTACAAGGGTTGGGATCGTAGCAGGCGTAGGAGACCGGCGAGATGAGGATTTTGTAGAACTGGGTAAAATGGCTGCTCAAATGTTTGATGAAATCATCATCCGCTCAGACAAAGACCTAAGAGGCCGAACCGCTGATGAGATCTACAATAAGATTATTGAAGGCATTGAACAGGTGGACCCTAATAAAACCTATAAAATCATCAATCAGGAAATGGTAGCCATTGCGTATGCCTTGGAGCATGCAGAGCGTAACTCCTTTATTACCATCTTCTCAGAGGATATTCCTGAAGCCATTAAGATGATTGAGAACTTCAAGGTGATACAAGACAGAAGGGTTATGGTAGACTAA
- a CDS encoding methyltransferase: MNEKVKLDQEYWEQRYRQNRTEWDVGEITPPIKSYIDQLTDKNLRILVPGGGNGYEAEYLFQKGFTNVYLLDFAEAPLQNFKNRVPAFPEEHLLHQDFFTLTPNQYDLVLEQTFFCALPRELRSAFARQVHDILTPNGKLVGLLFSEEFTNPGPPFGGTAMEYQAYFEPYFQFHVFEESQTSIKPRAARELFMILERRDKPQFIA; encoded by the coding sequence ATGAATGAAAAAGTCAAATTAGATCAGGAGTACTGGGAGCAAAGATACCGTCAAAACCGCACAGAATGGGATGTTGGGGAAATAACCCCTCCAATAAAGTCCTATATTGACCAACTAACGGACAAGAACCTCAGGATTCTTGTTCCGGGGGGAGGGAACGGCTACGAAGCAGAATACCTGTTCCAAAAAGGCTTTACAAACGTGTACCTGCTGGACTTTGCCGAAGCTCCCTTACAGAACTTCAAAAACCGGGTTCCTGCATTTCCTGAAGAGCACTTGCTGCACCAGGACTTCTTTACTTTAACGCCAAACCAATATGATCTGGTATTGGAACAAACCTTCTTTTGTGCCTTGCCCAGAGAACTGCGTTCTGCTTTCGCCCGCCAGGTGCATGACATCTTAACCCCGAACGGAAAGTTAGTGGGGCTTCTTTTTTCAGAGGAGTTCACCAACCCTGGTCCACCTTTTGGAGGCACGGCTATGGAGTACCAGGCCTATTTTGAGCCCTACTTCCAGTTTCATGTTTTTGAAGAAAGTCAAACTTCCATTAAGCCGCGGGCAGCAAGAGAACTGTTTATGATCCTGGAACGCCGGGACAAGCCACAGTTTATCGCGTAG
- a CDS encoding cyanophycinase gives MSKESLEKEKSDKVKPRPPIEYKSPKGTLIAIGGSENKGDDPEKDSANSENINFQKTEILERFVSELKGNNPLILIIPTASSIPEEMGASYIDVFTKINASNVQVLDIRTRQDTNKEEYMEAVRKASGILFTGGDQLKLTAILGGTEFIRLIKERYFNDSLVIAGTSAGAAAMSTQMIYQGMSGAGFIKGSVSITAGLELLNDVAIDTHFISRGRIVRMVQMIATNPTFIGVGLEEDTGIVVKKGNEIEVIGSGLVVLVDGRESTYTNIYEVEEGVPVTMRDLKVHLLGKGDTYCLEIF, from the coding sequence ATGAGCAAAGAATCGTTGGAAAAGGAGAAGTCAGATAAGGTGAAGCCTAGGCCACCCATTGAATACAAATCGCCCAAGGGAACCCTTATTGCCATTGGCGGCAGTGAAAACAAGGGAGATGACCCGGAAAAGGATAGTGCCAACTCAGAAAACATAAATTTCCAGAAAACAGAGATTCTGGAACGTTTTGTAAGTGAACTGAAAGGAAATAACCCCCTCATTTTAATAATCCCTACCGCTTCCTCCATTCCGGAGGAAATGGGTGCTTCTTACATTGACGTTTTTACAAAAATAAACGCCTCCAATGTACAGGTGCTTGACATCCGTACCCGCCAGGACACGAACAAGGAAGAATACATGGAGGCGGTGCGCAAAGCATCTGGTATTCTTTTTACAGGAGGAGATCAGCTAAAGCTTACTGCCATTCTGGGCGGAACAGAATTCATCAGGCTTATCAAAGAACGATACTTCAATGATTCTCTAGTAATTGCGGGCACAAGTGCCGGAGCGGCCGCCATGTCTACCCAAATGATTTATCAGGGGATGAGCGGAGCCGGTTTTATCAAGGGTTCTGTAAGTATAACAGCAGGCTTGGAGTTGTTGAATGATGTGGCCATAGACACCCATTTTATCTCCCGGGGAAGAATTGTAAGAATGGTACAGATGATTGCCACAAACCCTACCTTCATTGGTGTAGGCCTGGAGGAAGACACTGGGATAGTGGTGAAAAAAGGAAACGAAATAGAGGTGATTGGAAGTGGTCTGGTAGTCTTGGTAGACGGCCGCGAAAGCACCTATACCAATATATACGAAGTAGAGGAAGGAGTTCCGGTCACCATGAGAGACTTGAAGGTACACCTGTTGGGCAAAGGAGATACCTATTGCCTTGAGATATTCTAA
- a CDS encoding MBL fold metallo-hydrolase, with amino-acid sequence MADHYLYNPKLPFIRPGWKGNLIRNGKFQNEFQEADHSLKLALRWQLTKNPQKAEKKQDTWLPDVVDPRPFMRGTEDGMVWLGHATFFFRLGGVTFLTDPVFYGVSLLKRKVPFPVKPEELPPLDYVLLSHGHFDHCDKASLKELRKTHSFTVLTSLNMTSLIKGWLPDTPIHEAGWYQQYDLPVGGPKVFYLPAFHWHKREMLDNDRILWGSFMLQTQQHTLYFGADSGYDQHFKEIQKLFPSIDTCILGIGAYSPAFIMKPSHTNPVEAVQAYNDLKGQTLVPMHYGTFDLSDEPLGEPVRWIRKLEAEGAIPARLKVLAIGEPLLI; translated from the coding sequence ATGGCAGATCACTATTTATACAATCCCAAACTTCCTTTCATCAGACCAGGGTGGAAGGGAAACCTGATCAGGAATGGAAAATTCCAGAATGAATTCCAGGAGGCCGACCATTCCCTGAAACTGGCGCTTAGGTGGCAATTGACTAAAAACCCGCAGAAAGCCGAAAAGAAGCAAGACACCTGGTTACCGGATGTAGTAGATCCACGACCTTTTATGCGGGGCACGGAAGACGGCATGGTGTGGCTGGGGCACGCTACCTTCTTCTTCCGGTTGGGCGGGGTCACTTTTCTGACCGACCCGGTTTTTTACGGCGTGTCTTTGCTTAAAAGAAAGGTACCGTTCCCGGTAAAGCCAGAAGAACTACCACCCCTTGATTATGTGCTGCTTTCACATGGCCATTTTGACCATTGTGACAAAGCCAGCCTGAAAGAACTTCGCAAAACCCATTCTTTCACCGTACTTACTTCCCTGAACATGACCTCCCTTATTAAAGGGTGGTTGCCAGACACGCCCATTCATGAAGCCGGGTGGTACCAGCAGTACGACCTTCCGGTAGGTGGGCCTAAGGTATTTTACTTACCAGCCTTCCATTGGCATAAACGCGAAATGCTGGACAATGACAGAATTCTGTGGGGAAGCTTTATGCTTCAAACACAACAGCACACGCTCTACTTTGGCGCCGACTCTGGCTATGATCAGCATTTTAAGGAAATCCAAAAACTGTTCCCATCCATAGATACCTGTATTCTTGGTATTGGGGCGTATAGTCCGGCTTTTATCATGAAGCCCAGCCACACCAATCCGGTTGAAGCGGTGCAGGCGTATAATGATTTGAAAGGACAAACCTTAGTGCCCATGCATTACGGCACGTTTGACCTTTCTGATGAGCCCTTAGGTGAACCCGTCCGGTGGATAAGAAAATTGGAAGCAGAAGGAGCCATACCCGCCAGGCTGAAAGTTCTTGCAATAGGCGAACCCCTCCTTATTTAA